One segment of Phycisphaerae bacterium DNA contains the following:
- a CDS encoding NAD(P)-dependent oxidoreductase yields MNVEPGRTRIGWIGTGVMGSSMCGRLMAQGYSVTVFNRTRRKAQRLLDQGATWADSPQAIAEQSDVTFTIVGFPRDVQQLHLGDGGILAAAKSGSVVVDMTTTKPSLAVEIYKAAKGKGVEAIDAPVSGGDVGARNGTLSIMIGGDKQAVDFIMPLFEAMGKSIVYQGPAGSGQHAKMCNQIQIAGTMIGMCECLLYGAKAGLDLETMLQSIRGGAAGCWSLDHLAPRVLKRNFDPGFFVEHFIKDMRIALEEAGRMNLCLPGLALVHQLYVAVAAQGHGKNGTQALMLALEQLSGGAAK; encoded by the coding sequence ATGAACGTGGAACCGGGTCGAACGCGGATCGGATGGATCGGAACCGGTGTGATGGGCTCGTCGATGTGCGGCCGGCTGATGGCCCAAGGCTATTCGGTCACGGTGTTCAATCGGACGCGCAGAAAAGCGCAGAGACTGTTGGATCAGGGGGCGACGTGGGCCGATTCGCCGCAAGCCATTGCCGAACAATCAGATGTGACATTCACCATCGTCGGCTTTCCCAGGGATGTGCAACAGTTGCACCTGGGGGACGGCGGAATCCTGGCTGCGGCGAAGTCCGGGTCGGTGGTGGTGGACATGACCACGACCAAGCCGAGCCTGGCGGTGGAGATATACAAAGCGGCCAAGGGCAAAGGCGTCGAGGCCATCGATGCGCCGGTCTCCGGGGGCGATGTCGGGGCGAGGAACGGAACCCTCTCGATCATGATTGGCGGCGATAAACAAGCAGTTGACTTTATCATGCCGCTGTTCGAGGCGATGGGCAAGAGCATCGTCTATCAGGGCCCGGCCGGTTCGGGCCAGCACGCCAAGATGTGCAACCAGATCCAGATCGCGGGCACGATGATCGGGATGTGCGAGTGTCTGCTGTACGGGGCGAAGGCGGGGCTGGACCTGGAGACCATGTTGCAGTCGATCCGGGGCGGGGCGGCTGGGTGCTGGTCGCTGGACCATCTGGCTCCGAGGGTTCTGAAGCGGAACTTTGATCCGGGTTTCTTTGTCGAGCACTTTATCAAGGACATGAGGATCGCGCTTGAGGAGGCCGGACGCATGAACCTGTGCCTGCCGGGGCTGGCGCTGGTGCATCAGTTGTACGTGGCGGTGGCGGCCCAGGGGCACGGCAAGAACGGCACACAGGCCCTGATGCTGGCTCTGGAGCAATTGTCGGGCGGGGCAGCAAAATGA
- a CDS encoding CopG family transcriptional regulator, whose protein sequence is MENAADKVTIKIPRELYANLQGMIRGTGFRSVTEFVVHVLRDVASGGKLRENKGQGGLSHDEIELVRQRLRALGYIE, encoded by the coding sequence ATGGAAAACGCAGCGGATAAGGTAACGATCAAGATTCCGCGGGAGTTGTACGCCAATCTTCAGGGCATGATTCGCGGGACGGGGTTTCGGTCGGTGACCGAGTTTGTGGTGCACGTGCTTCGCGACGTGGCCAGCGGCGGGAAGCTTCGGGAGAACAAGGGGCAAGGCGGGCTGAGCCATGATGAGATCGAGCTGGTCCGCCAGCGTCTGCGGGCGTTGGGGTATATTGAATAG
- a CDS encoding biotin--[acetyl-CoA-carboxylase] ligase, translating into MKPAGSPVFSAAAIEKDLGVRRVGTTCIVYPSVSSTNDVLRSVQSDRRYDGLAVFANQQTQGRGRAGRSWLAAPNSSVLCSVLLIFDGQVGRYAGPVNLAAALAAALAVRRTFAIDAVLRWPNDVYVAGKKLGGILIEGSQIDPSASAFVIGIGLNVTQRTDEFPAEIAERACSAAIVLDRKLDDSDRLRLARNLLIEFDKMVARVAADDLDSLRSDWLALTPGRNGPVTVEHENRRLDARIIDLDPREHSLLVQDHDGLIWHLRPGASRLVT; encoded by the coding sequence TCGCCGCGTGGGAACCACCTGCATCGTCTACCCGAGCGTCAGCAGCACCAATGACGTCCTCCGCTCGGTGCAGTCCGACCGGCGCTACGACGGGCTGGCGGTCTTCGCCAACCAGCAGACGCAGGGCCGCGGGCGCGCGGGCCGATCGTGGCTGGCCGCGCCGAACTCGTCGGTGCTCTGTTCGGTCCTCCTGATCTTCGACGGCCAAGTGGGGCGGTACGCCGGCCCGGTCAACCTGGCCGCAGCCCTGGCGGCGGCGCTGGCGGTGCGGCGGACCTTCGCAATCGACGCGGTCCTCCGCTGGCCCAACGACGTCTACGTCGCTGGCAAAAAACTCGGCGGAATCCTTATCGAAGGCTCGCAGATCGATCCCTCAGCCTCAGCGTTCGTGATCGGCATCGGCCTCAACGTCACGCAGCGGACGGACGAATTCCCAGCCGAGATCGCCGAGCGGGCCTGCTCCGCCGCGATAGTCCTTGATCGAAAGCTCGACGACTCCGACCGCCTGCGCCTGGCCCGCAATCTGCTCATCGAATTCGACAAAATGGTGGCGAGGGTCGCCGCCGACGACCTGGACTCGCTGCGAAGCGACTGGCTGGCCCTCACGCCCGGCCGCAACGGGCCGGTGACCGTCGAGCACGAGAATCGCCGGCTTGACGCGCGGATCATCGATCTGGACCCTCGCGAGCACTCGCTGCTCGTCCAGGACCACGACGGCCTGATCTGGCACCTGCGCCCGGGCGCCTCCCGCCTCGTCACGTAG